One Oncorhynchus keta strain PuntledgeMale-10-30-2019 chromosome 23, Oket_V2, whole genome shotgun sequence DNA segment encodes these proteins:
- the LOC118402089 gene encoding E3 ubiquitin-protein ligase RNF31-like isoform X4 — protein sequence MASTLSDQLEEVRCHAEACLYSTGSVLEVRAGISAMANIPLPPSVKYRYIAAETMIIENGVNNIRKETIGSLQRLSTALNILEKYGCNLTSSSRPKYWRAVKHNNPVFRATVDAIQGGRAVLCLYGYSNQQPDGLSFPDEVVEPDIEKVAAVTLEVMSLRMELDMLIKEAHPHPEFFERIIPSLNQKDDFGPISDAVAIPSSLRESQPLYMSLASLSQSPTSAFLPVRTANASTSTSISTRHTERANHHRTVVTSSKMRKNHSSLLSWHCTHCTRVNSNQDILCETCERPRLASSGSAKDDFPQPFTITEWQCKSCTVLNAGSSILCAVCERPRLATKPPATPTRPTPTPNRPAAPVLGMPGDPDSQWMCQFCTYINYTPASVCEMCDLPRPEPTKMRVKLHPPSQVKKVPVLSVKPKEPPMEDPDLTRQKLMKEEGLKLIQLIRDGEKKGVSPEEVYTGMRVSGVGNILPCDWLKAELPHLLDQICATVTSSLAADLKAGQNQNGTGTSEDTGVEEEQTRRGGVTLSRAEAKLAWLSAGGDTERAVKQALRDRHSKVKELCSLGFTDEVRCQEVLRQSEGEVRGALSLLQRPLMEPFHQRMWSDQPEPPIDINHPDKQRVCRRLLAVYDLPSWGRCELALSLLQERTAPYSLDDVVQAVRESHDRDFIRRVLAKECPICLSDFPHSKMQSLTSCQCSVCCGCFQQHFTIAVRDKHIRDMVCPVCWEPDINDPEHLNSYFSTLDIQLRECLEPEVYDLFHKKLTEQALIKDPKFLWCSHCSYGFIYDGDQLKVTCFQCRNSFCAQCKKPWESQHGGLSCERYQSWKRENDPEYQRQGLAGYLRDNGITCPNCRFQYALSKGGCMHFSCSQCRYQFCSGCNNPFHTTCAVIHCSVTGLHAHHPRDCLFYLRDWEPGRLQALLQNKGVEFNTDTPPGTQAGLCGVIEQKDESGQQTDSACGAQTQPGHAGLCEKHYREYLVSLINSHSIDPAPLFNANELVLACRRYQVDDARGELEDDVTYYTRILEKLIDEVPLGDKVPRKK from the exons ATGGCTAGTACCCTTTCAGACCAGCTAGAGGAGGTACGATGCCATGCGGAAGCTTGTCTGTATTCCACTGGCTCAGTGCTGGAGGTCCGTGCAGGAATATCAGCCATGGCCAACATACCCTTACCACCATCGGTCAAATACCGCTACATTGCTGCGGAGACCATGATAATTGAAAACGGCGTCAATAACATCAGGAAAGAA ACCATAGGTTCCCTGCAGAGATTGTCCACAGCACTGAACATTCTGGAGAAGTATGGCTGTAACCTCACCAGCTCCAGTAGGCCCAAGTACTGGCGCGCTGTCAAGCACAACAACCCCGTCTTCAGAGCAACAGTAGATGCCATTCAG GGAGGAAGGGCAGTGCTTTGTCTCTATGGTTACTCCAATCAGCAGCCAGACGGCCTGAGTTTCCCTGATGAGGTCGTGGAACCTGACATTGAGAAGGTCGCAGCGGTCACCTTGGAGGTCATGAGTCTACGCATGGAACTGGACATGCTCATCAAG GAGGCTCACCCCCACCCAGAGTTCTTTGAGAGAATTATCCCATCACTGAACCAAAAG GATGACTTCGGACCCATTTCTGATGCGGTAGCTATTCCCTCCAGCCTCAGAGAGAGCCAGCCCCTGTACATGTCTCTGGcctccctgtctcagtctcccacTAGTGCCTTTCTTCCAGTACGGACCGCTAACGCCTCAACctccacctctatctctaccAGACACACAg AACGAGCCAATCACCACAGGACTGTCGTGACATCCTCTAAAATGCGAAAGAACCACAG CTCCCTCCTGTCATGGCACTGTACCCACTGCACCAGGGTCAACTCCAACCAGGACATACTGTGTGAGACATGTGAGAGACCACGCCTGGCCTCCTCTGGCTCTGCTAAGGATGACTTCCCACAGCCCTTCACTATCACTG AGTGGCAGTGTAAAAGCTGTACGGTGTTGAACGCGGGCAGTAGTATCCTGTGTGCGGTGTGTGAGCGCCCCCGCCTGGCCACCAAGCCTCCGGCAACCCCCACACGCCCCACTCCTACACCCAACCGGCCTGCTGCTCCGGTACTGGGTATGCCAGGAGACCCAGACAGCCAG TGGATGTGTCAGTTCTGTACTTACATCAATTACACTCCAGCGTCAGTGTGTGAGATGTGTGACCTCCCCCGCCCCGAGCCCACCAAAATGCGAGTCAAACTCCACCCTCCGTCCCAGGTCAAAAAGGTCCCCGTGCTGTCCGTCAAACCCAAAGAACCACCCATGGAGGACCCTGATTTGACGAGACAGAAACTGATGAAGGAGGAGGGGCTAAAGCTGATCCAGCTCATTAGA gatggagaGAAGAAAGGAGTGAGTCCAGAGGAGGTGTACACAGGCATGCGTGTCTCCGGGGTCGGAAACATCCTTCCCTGTGATTGGCTCAAAGCGGAGCTACCTCACTTGCTCGACCAGATCTGTGCCACGGTCACTTCGTCTCTAGCAGCAGACCTGAAGGCCGGACAGAACCAGAATGGTACTGGTACTTCAGAGGATACAGGTGTGGAGGAGGAGCAGACCagaaggggaggagtgacacTGTCCAGGGCTGAGGCCAAGCTGGCCTGGCTGTCTGCAGGGGGAGACACTGAGAGAGCAGTGAAACAGGCTCTCAGAGACAGGCACTCTAAG GTAAAGGAGCTGTGTTCTCTGGGGTTCACTGACGAGGTGCGGTGTCAGGAGGTTCTGAGgcagagcgagggagaggtgcggggggctctgtctctgctgcagcGACCGCTCATGGAGCCCTTCCACCAACGCATGTGGAGCGACCAACCTGAGCCACCCATCGACATCAACCACCCCGACAAACAG CGTGTGTGCCGGAGGCTGCTGGCGGTGTATGACCTGCCCAGCTGGGGCCGCTGTGAGCTGGCCCTGTCCCTGCTGCAGGAGCGTACCGCCCCCTACTCCCTAGACGACGTGGTACAGGCCGTACGCGAGTCACATGACCGAGACTTCATCCGCCGGGTGCTGGCCAAAGAGTGCCCCATCTGCCTGTCAGACTTTCCCCACAGCAAG ATGCAGTCTCTGACCTCCTGTCAGTGCTCGGTGTGCTGTGGCTGTTTCCAGCAGCACTTCACTATCGCAGTGAGAGACAAGCACATCAGAGACATGGTGTGTCCCGTCTGCTGGGAACCTGACATCAACGACCCCGAACACCTCAACAGCTACTTCTCCACCCTGGACATCCAG ctgcGGGAGTGTCTGGAGCCGGAAGTGTATGATCTGTTTCATAAGAAGCTGACTGAACAAGCCCTCATCAAAGACCCCAAGTTCCTCTGGTGTAGTCAT TGCTCCTATGGGTTCATCTATGATGGAGACCAACTGAAGGTCACCTGTTTCCAGTGCAGGAACAGCTTCTGCGCACAATGCAAGAAACCT TGGGAGTCTCAGCACGGTGGTCTGTCGTGTGAGCGGTACCAGTcctggaagagagagaatgaccCAGAATACCAGAGGCAAGGCCTGGCCGGATACCTGCGTGACAACGGCATCa CATGTCCAAACTGCAGGTTCCAGTATGCCCTGTCCAAAGGAGGCTGTATGCACTTCAGCTGCTCCCAGTGCAGGTACCAGTTCTGCAGCGGATGCAACAACCCCTTCCACACT ACTTGTGCAGTGATCCATTGTAGTGTGACAGGCCTGCATGCCCATCACCCTCGAGACTGTCTCTTCTACCTGAGGGACTGGGAGCCTGGCAGACTACAAGCCCTGCTGCAG AACAAGGGTGTTGAGTTCAATACGGACACCCCTCCAGGAACTCAAGCAG ggctgtGCGGAGTGATAGAGCAGAAGGATGAGAGTGGGCAGCAGACGGACTCGGCCTGTGGGGCTCAAACTCAGCCTGGCCATGCAGGACTGTGCGA GAAACACTACAGAGAGTACTTGGTGAGCCTCATCAATAGCCATTCCATCGACCCGGCCCCTCTCTTCAATGCCAACGAGCTGGTGCTGGCCTGTCGGAGATACCAAGTGGATGACGCCCGGGGGGAGCTGGAAGACGATGTGACGTACTACACTCGAATACTGGAG AAACTTATTGATGAAGTACCACTTGGAGACAAGGTTCCACGGAAGAAATGA
- the LOC118402089 gene encoding E3 ubiquitin-protein ligase RNF31-like isoform X5: protein MSLRMELDMLIKEAHPHPEFFERIIPSLNQKDDFGPISDAVAIPSSLRESQPLYMSLASLSQSPTSAFLPVRTANASTSTSISTRHTDNCTICAIFPVAAHCNSCVQWLCTECDRLYHSSAERANHHRTVVTSSKMRKNHSSSLLSWHCTHCTRVNSNQDILCETCERPRLASSGSAKDDFPQPFTITEWQCKSCTVLNAGSSILCAVCERPRLATKPPATPTRPTPTPNRPAAPVLGMPGDPDSQWMCQFCTYINYTPASVCEMCDLPRPEPTKMRVKLHPPSQVKKVPVLSVKPKEPPMEDPDLTRQKLMKEEGLKLIQLIRDGEKKGVSPEEVYTGMRVSGVGNILPCDWLKAELPHLLDQICATVTSSLAADLKAGQNQNGTGTSEDTGVEEEQTRRGGVTLSRAEAKLAWLSAGGDTERAVKQALRDRHSKVKELCSLGFTDEVRCQEVLRQSEGEVRGALSLLQRPLMEPFHQRMWSDQPEPPIDINHPDKQRVCRRLLAVYDLPSWGRCELALSLLQERTAPYSLDDVVQAVRESHDRDFIRRVLAKECPICLSDFPHSKMQSLTSCQCSVCCGCFQQHFTIAVRDKHIRDMVCPVCWEPDINDPEHLNSYFSTLDIQLRECLEPEVYDLFHKKLTEQALIKDPKFLWCSHCSYGFIYDGDQLKVTCFQCRNSFCAQCKKPWESQHGGLSCERYQSWKRENDPEYQRQGLAGYLRDNGITCPNCRFQYALSKGGCMHFSCSQCRYQFCSGCNNPFHTTCAVIHCSVTGLHAHHPRDCLFYLRDWEPGRLQALLQNKGVEFNTDTPPGTQAGLCGVIEQKDESGQQTDSACGAQTQPGHAGLCEKHYREYLVSLINSHSIDPAPLFNANELVLACRRYQVDDARGELEDDVTYYTRILEKLIDEVPLGDKVPRKK from the exons ATGAGTCTACGCATGGAACTGGACATGCTCATCAAG GAGGCTCACCCCCACCCAGAGTTCTTTGAGAGAATTATCCCATCACTGAACCAAAAG GATGACTTCGGACCCATTTCTGATGCGGTAGCTATTCCCTCCAGCCTCAGAGAGAGCCAGCCCCTGTACATGTCTCTGGcctccctgtctcagtctcccacTAGTGCCTTTCTTCCAGTACGGACCGCTAACGCCTCAACctccacctctatctctaccAGACACACAg ACAACTGCACTATCTGTGCTATATTCCCAGTGGCTGCCCACTGTAACTCTTGTGTCCAATGGCTGTGTACTGAATGTGATAGACTGTACCACTCCTCTGCAGAACGAGCCAATCACCACAGGACTGTCGTGACATCCTCTAAAATGCGAAAGAACCACAG cAGCTCCCTCCTGTCATGGCACTGTACCCACTGCACCAGGGTCAACTCCAACCAGGACATACTGTGTGAGACATGTGAGAGACCACGCCTGGCCTCCTCTGGCTCTGCTAAGGATGACTTCCCACAGCCCTTCACTATCACTG AGTGGCAGTGTAAAAGCTGTACGGTGTTGAACGCGGGCAGTAGTATCCTGTGTGCGGTGTGTGAGCGCCCCCGCCTGGCCACCAAGCCTCCGGCAACCCCCACACGCCCCACTCCTACACCCAACCGGCCTGCTGCTCCGGTACTGGGTATGCCAGGAGACCCAGACAGCCAG TGGATGTGTCAGTTCTGTACTTACATCAATTACACTCCAGCGTCAGTGTGTGAGATGTGTGACCTCCCCCGCCCCGAGCCCACCAAAATGCGAGTCAAACTCCACCCTCCGTCCCAGGTCAAAAAGGTCCCCGTGCTGTCCGTCAAACCCAAAGAACCACCCATGGAGGACCCTGATTTGACGAGACAGAAACTGATGAAGGAGGAGGGGCTAAAGCTGATCCAGCTCATTAGA gatggagaGAAGAAAGGAGTGAGTCCAGAGGAGGTGTACACAGGCATGCGTGTCTCCGGGGTCGGAAACATCCTTCCCTGTGATTGGCTCAAAGCGGAGCTACCTCACTTGCTCGACCAGATCTGTGCCACGGTCACTTCGTCTCTAGCAGCAGACCTGAAGGCCGGACAGAACCAGAATGGTACTGGTACTTCAGAGGATACAGGTGTGGAGGAGGAGCAGACCagaaggggaggagtgacacTGTCCAGGGCTGAGGCCAAGCTGGCCTGGCTGTCTGCAGGGGGAGACACTGAGAGAGCAGTGAAACAGGCTCTCAGAGACAGGCACTCTAAG GTAAAGGAGCTGTGTTCTCTGGGGTTCACTGACGAGGTGCGGTGTCAGGAGGTTCTGAGgcagagcgagggagaggtgcggggggctctgtctctgctgcagcGACCGCTCATGGAGCCCTTCCACCAACGCATGTGGAGCGACCAACCTGAGCCACCCATCGACATCAACCACCCCGACAAACAG CGTGTGTGCCGGAGGCTGCTGGCGGTGTATGACCTGCCCAGCTGGGGCCGCTGTGAGCTGGCCCTGTCCCTGCTGCAGGAGCGTACCGCCCCCTACTCCCTAGACGACGTGGTACAGGCCGTACGCGAGTCACATGACCGAGACTTCATCCGCCGGGTGCTGGCCAAAGAGTGCCCCATCTGCCTGTCAGACTTTCCCCACAGCAAG ATGCAGTCTCTGACCTCCTGTCAGTGCTCGGTGTGCTGTGGCTGTTTCCAGCAGCACTTCACTATCGCAGTGAGAGACAAGCACATCAGAGACATGGTGTGTCCCGTCTGCTGGGAACCTGACATCAACGACCCCGAACACCTCAACAGCTACTTCTCCACCCTGGACATCCAG ctgcGGGAGTGTCTGGAGCCGGAAGTGTATGATCTGTTTCATAAGAAGCTGACTGAACAAGCCCTCATCAAAGACCCCAAGTTCCTCTGGTGTAGTCAT TGCTCCTATGGGTTCATCTATGATGGAGACCAACTGAAGGTCACCTGTTTCCAGTGCAGGAACAGCTTCTGCGCACAATGCAAGAAACCT TGGGAGTCTCAGCACGGTGGTCTGTCGTGTGAGCGGTACCAGTcctggaagagagagaatgaccCAGAATACCAGAGGCAAGGCCTGGCCGGATACCTGCGTGACAACGGCATCa CATGTCCAAACTGCAGGTTCCAGTATGCCCTGTCCAAAGGAGGCTGTATGCACTTCAGCTGCTCCCAGTGCAGGTACCAGTTCTGCAGCGGATGCAACAACCCCTTCCACACT ACTTGTGCAGTGATCCATTGTAGTGTGACAGGCCTGCATGCCCATCACCCTCGAGACTGTCTCTTCTACCTGAGGGACTGGGAGCCTGGCAGACTACAAGCCCTGCTGCAG AACAAGGGTGTTGAGTTCAATACGGACACCCCTCCAGGAACTCAAGCAG ggctgtGCGGAGTGATAGAGCAGAAGGATGAGAGTGGGCAGCAGACGGACTCGGCCTGTGGGGCTCAAACTCAGCCTGGCCATGCAGGACTGTGCGA GAAACACTACAGAGAGTACTTGGTGAGCCTCATCAATAGCCATTCCATCGACCCGGCCCCTCTCTTCAATGCCAACGAGCTGGTGCTGGCCTGTCGGAGATACCAAGTGGATGACGCCCGGGGGGAGCTGGAAGACGATGTGACGTACTACACTCGAATACTGGAG AAACTTATTGATGAAGTACCACTTGGAGACAAGGTTCCACGGAAGAAATGA